One stretch of Estrella lausannensis DNA includes these proteins:
- a CDS encoding hydantoinase/oxoprolinase N-terminal domain-containing protein, whose product MTKEKQYTIGIDIGGTNTDAVIIEQGGGIRACCKIPTEKPLEKGVEKSIKKLLELSGLAEGDIGGIYIGTTHATNAILESKGLFKVGVIRLAGHRPTTLDPCFKWPEPLKQSVLAGYLSVGGGLRCDQIALSPVSKGEIKEAIQRLTDLGMESLAICGVFSPLNATQEKEAMQIAKEILGENYPVTISSEIGGMGFVERESAAILNAALKKPMALAFENMEKMKGALGIDAPLYVTQNDGSIIGLSEAISKPLLTVSSGPTNSFIGGAKLASLEEAIVVDIGGTSADVGVVLNGYPRRSLGQAMIGGIPLNFRMPDVLSLPIGGGSIVRKRGSGFVLGPDSLGSKLFMESFSFGGNTLTLTDAAGKTSLRAVEKDVYEAIPLTVSEAESILADAIDRIQDAVRIMRGSKRNLPVIAVGGGAFFLSESADVIPENSGVANAYGASLAEVSCTVDTVVSLENREAALGAVSDDALAGALKKGADRGSLRIVDMQVMPYHYVPGKMARVVAIASGRKRA is encoded by the coding sequence ATGACAAAAGAGAAGCAATACACGATCGGCATTGATATTGGGGGAACCAACACAGATGCTGTCATAATCGAGCAGGGAGGAGGCATCCGGGCTTGCTGCAAGATCCCGACCGAAAAACCGTTGGAAAAGGGTGTTGAAAAAAGCATCAAAAAATTATTGGAACTTAGCGGATTGGCTGAGGGGGATATTGGCGGGATCTACATAGGAACAACACACGCGACGAATGCGATTTTGGAGTCAAAAGGGCTCTTCAAAGTCGGTGTTATCAGGCTTGCCGGCCATCGACCGACGACTCTGGATCCGTGCTTTAAATGGCCGGAACCCCTAAAGCAGTCCGTGCTTGCCGGCTACTTGAGCGTCGGCGGCGGGCTTCGGTGCGATCAGATTGCGCTTTCACCCGTTTCAAAGGGGGAGATTAAGGAGGCTATACAGCGTCTTACCGATTTAGGGATGGAGAGTTTGGCCATCTGCGGAGTCTTCTCACCCTTAAACGCCACTCAAGAGAAGGAAGCAATGCAGATTGCCAAAGAAATCTTAGGGGAGAATTATCCTGTCACGATTTCTTCTGAAATAGGCGGAATGGGGTTTGTTGAAAGAGAAAGTGCTGCGATTTTGAATGCGGCGCTAAAGAAGCCGATGGCTCTCGCTTTTGAAAATATGGAGAAAATGAAGGGGGCACTGGGGATTGACGCTCCGCTTTATGTCACGCAAAATGATGGAAGCATCATCGGGCTGAGTGAGGCGATCAGCAAGCCGCTGCTGACCGTATCATCGGGTCCGACCAACTCGTTTATCGGCGGCGCCAAGCTTGCCTCGCTTGAGGAGGCGATTGTGGTCGATATTGGCGGCACTTCAGCGGATGTGGGCGTTGTCTTAAACGGATATCCCAGGCGTTCGCTCGGTCAGGCGATGATTGGGGGGATTCCATTAAATTTCCGGATGCCGGATGTTTTGTCCCTGCCGATCGGAGGAGGGAGCATCGTTCGCAAAAGAGGCAGCGGCTTTGTCTTGGGACCCGACAGCTTGGGCAGCAAACTCTTTATGGAGAGTTTTTCCTTTGGGGGCAATACTCTGACTCTAACGGATGCTGCAGGGAAAACATCCCTAAGAGCTGTCGAGAAAGATGTTTATGAGGCCATCCCGCTCACTGTCAGCGAGGCAGAGTCCATTCTTGCCGACGCAATCGACAGGATACAGGACGCTGTCCGGATTATGCGAGGGAGTAAAAGAAATCTGCCGGTCATTGCGGTCGGTGGAGGAGCCTTTTTCCTTAGCGAGAGCGCCGATGTCATTCCGGAAAATTCGGGTGTTGCCAACGCCTATGGCGCCTCGCTGGCTGAAGTGTCCTGCACGGTCGATACGGTAGTTTCGCTGGAAAATCGGGAAGCGGCTCTTGGGGCCGTCAGCGACGATGCCCTTGCCGGAGCTCTTAAAAAGGGAGCAGACAGGGGAAGTCTCAGGATTGTCGATATGCAAGTGATGCCATACCATTACGTCCCAGGGAAAATGGCGCGTGTTGTCGCCATTGCCTCAGGGCGAAAGAGAGCTTAG
- a CDS encoding DMT family transporter → MPINAILLSILACFFWGIIFIVPLFLGDFCCIDIALGRYLSYGLVSLALFAFVAQGVQRLRQHWKIAFLFAAIMNVGYYTTVALGVRYSSASIVALLMGIAPISIGLLGNTKGVKEISKTLLIPGLLIFLGLGFVNFETLSGQWNSQIPHDFGWGIFFALLALAAWTWYVVANTNFLTQNPDIDPKDWTTIVGVMLP, encoded by the coding sequence ATGCCAATAAACGCAATTTTGCTCTCTATTCTCGCCTGTTTTTTCTGGGGGATAATTTTTATTGTGCCCCTATTTCTTGGCGACTTCTGCTGTATTGATATCGCTTTGGGCAGGTATCTATCTTATGGTCTCGTCTCGCTCGCGCTCTTTGCCTTCGTGGCGCAAGGGGTGCAAAGGCTTAGGCAACACTGGAAGATTGCCTTTCTTTTTGCGGCCATCATGAACGTCGGCTACTACACGACGGTGGCGCTCGGTGTCAGATACTCTTCCGCCTCGATTGTCGCTCTTCTGATGGGAATAGCCCCGATTTCGATCGGTCTTCTGGGGAACACTAAGGGCGTAAAAGAGATCTCCAAAACATTATTAATTCCGGGCCTGCTTATTTTTTTAGGGTTGGGATTTGTCAATTTTGAGACTTTGTCGGGTCAGTGGAACAGTCAAATTCCTCATGACTTTGGCTGGGGAATTTTTTTCGCTCTGCTGGCGCTTGCCGCCTGGACGTGGTATGTCGTCGCCAACACCAATTTCCTGACGCAAAACCCTGACATAGACCCAAAGGATTGGACGACGATCGTCGGTGTGATGCTGCCGTAG
- a CDS encoding DMT family transporter, producing the protein MDDDRRCDAAVAVLGRVAVLEQEYLDQFLDLRGSGLRFIALVSTLGILCSWIGTTLWNMASRQLPSALSGQIAILETIFGLIFVYSLERRLPTLLELLGICLIVAGVLRGVKAFXSTEMRYTLMGVSSKGTPFFGFNLD; encoded by the coding sequence TTGGACGACGATCGTCGGTGTGATGCTGCCGTAGCCGTCTTGGGCAGAGTCGCTGTGCTGGAGCAGGAGTACCTTGATCAGTTTCTTGACCTGAGGGGGAGTGGTCTTCGTTTCATTGCCCTAGTCTCCACCTTAGGGATCCTCTGTTCGTGGATCGGCACGACACTGTGGAACATGGCCAGCAGACAGCTTCCCTCCGCTCTTTCTGGGCAGATAGCTATCCTGGAGACTATTTTTGGTCTGATCTTTGTGTACTCCCTAGAGAGGAGATTGCCTACTCTTTTGGAGCTCCTTGGTATTTGCCTGATCGTCGCGGGCGTTTTAAGGGGTGTGAAGGCCTTTCANTCAACAGAAATGCGCTACACACTAATGGGTGTATCTAGTAAAGGCACCCCCTTTTTTGGGTTTAACCTAGACTAA
- a CDS encoding helix-turn-helix transcriptional regulator — translation MKIRKEIERFIPAARAIAGLLHPHAEVVLHDTETNTIAALYNSFSKRKAGDSSLLEEGETGNYPDYFEPYYKTNWDGRKLKSTTSVIKDEKGKIVGLLCINLDISQMEGMKRLLEEFTGGALASASDLFKDDWREKINTYVHEYAKENTTTLTLLTKEQKREVIFLLQKEGAFKAKRAAEYVADVLGISRATVYKYLSEKEGRHA, via the coding sequence ATGAAAATACGAAAAGAAATCGAGCGGTTTATCCCGGCTGCCAGAGCCATTGCCGGGTTGCTGCACCCCCATGCAGAAGTGGTGCTCCATGACACCGAAACCAATACGATAGCTGCTCTATACAACAGTTTTTCCAAAAGGAAAGCGGGCGACAGTTCGTTACTTGAAGAGGGGGAGACGGGCAACTACCCGGACTATTTCGAACCCTATTACAAGACCAACTGGGATGGCAGAAAGCTCAAGTCGACAACCTCCGTGATCAAAGATGAGAAAGGCAAGATAGTGGGCCTGCTTTGCATTAATCTGGATATCTCGCAGATGGAGGGGATGAAAAGGCTTCTTGAGGAATTTACCGGAGGAGCGCTTGCTTCCGCTTCCGATCTCTTTAAAGATGACTGGCGTGAGAAGATCAATACCTATGTCCATGAATATGCCAAAGAGAATACGACCACCCTTACCCTGCTGACTAAAGAGCAAAAGAGAGAGGTGATTTTCCTCTTGCAGAAAGAGGGTGCCTTCAAGGCAAAGAGGGCGGCTGAATATGTGGCCGATGTCCTGGGGATATCGAGGGCGACAGTCTATAAATATTTATCGGAAAAGGAGGGGCGTCATGCATAG
- a CDS encoding aminotransferase class I/II-fold pyridoxal phosphate-dependent enzyme — protein MHSLPTFKLEEYFAEWEFKSRYLLSSSDVETLSLEQLLATANDEDRQLFHSLKLGYTETRGHPLLLQQIALLYEKMQPDHILTAAGAEEAIYAFFRAVISPGDEVIVFTPAYQSLRDVPASLGAAVVEIALHESRGWRPSMDEVIGKINSKTKCIVLNFPNNPTGSLLTLDELEMIVAKARQWGVYIFSDEVYRLLERDTQKRLPAVCDLYERGVSLSVMSKAFGLGGLRIGWLASQDKALLARVNGVKHYLSICNSALSEIIAMIALKAKESILARASGIIQENYPLLQNFFKRHMDRFSWVEPSGGCIAFPRLLQGQSDRFCKSVLENTGVLLLPGEAYKMPGGYFRIGFGRANFKEALAHLEEFLINHREQSWKI, from the coding sequence ATGCATAGTCTGCCTACATTCAAACTAGAAGAGTATTTTGCTGAGTGGGAGTTTAAGTCACGCTACCTATTGAGTTCCTCCGATGTAGAGACGCTTTCCCTTGAGCAGTTACTTGCAACAGCCAATGATGAAGACCGCCAGCTATTTCATTCTCTAAAGTTGGGGTACACAGAAACAAGGGGGCATCCGTTGCTTTTGCAGCAGATCGCTCTTCTCTATGAAAAAATGCAGCCAGATCACATTTTAACGGCCGCGGGAGCAGAAGAGGCCATTTATGCCTTTTTCCGAGCCGTTATCAGTCCGGGTGATGAGGTGATCGTCTTTACTCCCGCATATCAATCTCTTAGGGATGTGCCCGCCTCTTTAGGAGCTGCGGTTGTTGAAATCGCTCTTCATGAGAGTAGGGGATGGAGGCCCTCGATGGACGAGGTCATAGGCAAGATTAACTCTAAAACCAAGTGCATCGTTCTCAATTTCCCGAACAACCCGACCGGCTCTTTGCTTACTTTGGACGAGCTGGAGATGATTGTCGCAAAAGCCAGGCAGTGGGGAGTCTATATTTTTTCCGATGAGGTCTACCGCTTATTGGAGAGGGACACGCAAAAGAGGTTACCCGCTGTTTGCGATCTCTATGAGAGGGGAGTCTCTCTTTCCGTCATGTCCAAAGCTTTTGGCCTAGGTGGATTAAGGATTGGCTGGCTGGCATCTCAGGATAAAGCCCTTCTTGCGAGAGTCAACGGCGTGAAGCACTATCTCTCGATCTGCAACAGTGCTTTAAGTGAGATCATCGCCATGATAGCTCTGAAAGCAAAAGAGAGTATTCTGGCAAGAGCCTCAGGAATCATTCAGGAAAATTATCCCCTGCTGCAGAATTTCTTTAAACGGCACATGGATCGCTTCAGCTGGGTGGAACCTTCCGGTGGGTGCATCGCCTTCCCGAGGCTTCTTCAAGGGCAATCCGATCGATTTTGTAAGAGTGTGCTCGAGAATACGGGGGTTCTTCTGCTACCGGGTGAGGCCTACAAGATGCCGGGAGGCTATTTCCGGATCGGTTTTGGCAGGGCGAATTTTAAGGAAGCTCTAGCTCATTTAGAGGAATTTTTGATCAATCATCGGGAACAATCATGGAAAATTTAA